The Actinopolymorpha sp. NPDC004070 genome includes the window CGCGTCCTGACCGCTCCGAGGCCGGCAGGGGGGCCGGAAGTCCCGGGCGAGCCCCGGCGGGGACTTTCCCATTCCGCTCAATTGTGACGGGCGCGTTCCCCCCATTCCGCGCGTACGGTCAGATCCTCTCTCGCGCGTACCAGCCAGCAGGTACGCCGATCTGCCAGAAGGCCCACCCGGCGGATGGCGGCTCGCCGTGACGACTCGGGCCCTGCCGCGGCCGATGCTTGCAGATGACGGAGCTCACCTTCGGATCAGGACGCGAAAGGTCGAGGACATGGGAACTTCCCAGCGCACCAGCACCGCGGTCGCGGTGCGGGCCACGACCCCCGCGACGTTCCCGGCGCACAGGAACGTCACCCGGTCCACCCACCGGCGGTGCACGCTTCCGCCGGCCCGGGAGTCCGTGGCTCCGCTGCCGACCACCGTGCCCGCTCTGGAACCCTCGGCCTTCCGGCCGGCCTCCGGAGCCACCCCGTTCGGCTCCTCCACCCTCGACTCCACCGTCGACTCCTCCGCTGCCGACCTCCTGGAGCCCTCGCCGGTCTCGTCCCTGGGGTCGGAGTGGTGGCGGCGGGCGGTTGTGTACCAGGTGTATGTGCGGAGTTTTTGTGATGGTGACGGTGATGGTGTGG containing:
- a CDS encoding alpha-amylase family glycosyl hydrolase, whose protein sequence is MGTSQRTSTAVAVRATTPATFPAHRNVTRSTHRRCTLPPARESVAPLPTTVPALEPSAFRPASGATPFGSSTLDSTVDSSAADLLEPSPVSSLGSEWWRRAVVYQVYVRSFCDGDGDGVGDLAGVVAKLPYLAGLGVDGLWLNPFYASPGHDHGYDVADHCAVDPAFGSLEGFDELVA